Genomic segment of Desulfocurvibacter africanus subsp. africanus DSM 2603:
GGCTGGTCCGTGCCCGCCTGTAGCGGGAGTGGCACTCCTTCCCGAGGCTGTCAAGTTCCACGGCCGCCTGGACACGGCGACGATGCAGCCCTCGCCTGCCGCCAAAGGCCAGCTTGTCGCCCAAAACCTTTAAAGGGCCTTTGCCTGATCGAGGACCAAGACAAAGCGCCTGCATTTCTGCCCAGCTATGGCTACTCGGCAGCATGGTCCCTCGCCACGAGAGGAAAAGCATTCTCGTGCATACGCGGTTTAGCCCGTGAGCCCTGACAGATACTGGAAAGGAATGGACGAGGCGCGATCAAGAATGTTACGAGCAGATCTCGAAATGGTGACAGACTAGGCTGGCATCAAGGCCAGCGAGCTCCATGGCTCCCGGGTGGGAGCTTTTTCCTTGTCTTGCCAGATTCGCGCGGCTGCGGAGAACCGTGCCGCGTTTCCTCTCGGGAGTGGAAATGGATTTCTATGATCTGTTTTTCTATCTGTCCATGGGCGGCGGCTTGCTTATGGCCTTCGCCCTTGGCGCCAACGACGTGGCCAACTCCATGGCTTCGGCCGTGGGCGCCCGGGCCATTACCGTACGACAGGCAGTGCTCATCGCCGCCCTGCTCAACTTCGTCGGCGCGGTTTTGCTCGGCTCGCAAGTTACAGCCACCATCAGCAAGGGCATCATCGATCCGACGGCCATCACCGACCCGCGCGTGATGACGCTGGGCATGTTCTCCTCCCTGCTGGCTGCCGGGGTTTGGGTGCTCGTGGCCACGCTCACCTCGCTGCCCGTGTCCTCCACGCATTCCATCGTGGGGGCCATCCTGGGTTTCGGCTTCCTGGTCGGAGGGCCGGAGGTGGTGAACTGGCTCAAGATGGGCGGCATCGTCATGTCCTGGATCATCTCGCCCTTCTTCGCGGCCATAATAGGATTCCTTGTCTTTTCGCACATCCGCAAGACCATCTTTGTCAGCCACGACTTTATCCGCCAGTCCAAGAAATGGGGAGCTATTTGGATGGCCCTGACCTGCGGGCTCATCATGATCTCCTTTTTCTACAAGACTCCTTTCGGCGAGCGGTTGGATTTGAGCCTGGGCGCCGCCGCGGCCGTGTGCCTTGTCGTCATGGCCGCGGCCTGGATAGTCACCCGCCGCGGTCTGGAGAAGCTCGTGCCCGACCCGGCCGCAGGCGCCGAAGGCGTGGAGCAGGTCTTCCGCAAGATGCAGATATTCACCTCGTGCTATGTGGCCCTGTCCCAGGGCGCCAACGATGTGGCCAACGCCATCGGTCCCGTGGCCGCGGTGTATGTGCTGGCCAAGACCGGCATGCTGGCGACCAAGGCCGAGGTGCCTATCTTCATGCTCGTGATCGGCGGCCTGGGCATCGCCCTGGGCATCGGCTTGCTGGGACACAAGGTCATGGCCACGGTGGGCGAAAAAATCACCACCCTGACCAACACCCGCGGCTTTGCCGTTGATATCGGCGCGGCGACTACGGTGCTTTTGGCCTCCAACCTGGGCCTGCCCGTGTCCACCACCCACGCGGCCGTTGGCGCGGTCACGGGCGTGGGCCTGGCTCGCGGCTTCAAGGCCGTGGATTTCGGCGTGCTGGGCCGCATCGTAATCTACTGGGTTTTGACCGTGCCGGCGGCGGCCTTCACCAGCGTGCTCATTTATCGCATTCTTGACTGGATCGTGAGCTAAGAAGAAATATATTCGAGGCGGACGGCCTTTTTGCCGCCTACCCGGAGGTTCTCATGCGTTTTCTGCGTCTGCCCATGTTCGGGCTGCTGACCCCCACGTCGCCACTGGACGGGCTCATCGACCACTACCAGAAGATCCACGCCTGCGTGGACCTCATCCGCGAGTCACTGGAGTGCTACCTCTCAGGCGGCACATGCCGGGAGTTCCAGGAACTGGTGGAACAGGTGGACAAGCTCGAGAATGAAGCGGACAAGATCAAGCGCTCCATCCGCAACAAAATGCCGCGCCGGTTGCTCATGCCCGTGGACAAGACGCTCTTCCTCAACTACACGAGCGCCCAGGACAACATCCTCGACGCGGCCCAGGAGGCTGTGTCCTGGCTGGCCATGCGCGCCGTGGATGTGCCGGCGGAGCTTCAGAAGCCCATGGTGCTCTTCATCGACGAGGTCATGACCACCGTGACTATGCT
This window contains:
- a CDS encoding inorganic phosphate transporter — its product is MDFYDLFFYLSMGGGLLMAFALGANDVANSMASAVGARAITVRQAVLIAALLNFVGAVLLGSQVTATISKGIIDPTAITDPRVMTLGMFSSLLAAGVWVLVATLTSLPVSSTHSIVGAILGFGFLVGGPEVVNWLKMGGIVMSWIISPFFAAIIGFLVFSHIRKTIFVSHDFIRQSKKWGAIWMALTCGLIMISFFYKTPFGERLDLSLGAAAAVCLVVMAAAWIVTRRGLEKLVPDPAAGAEGVEQVFRKMQIFTSCYVALSQGANDVANAIGPVAAVYVLAKTGMLATKAEVPIFMLVIGGLGIALGIGLLGHKVMATVGEKITTLTNTRGFAVDIGAATTVLLASNLGLPVSTTHAAVGAVTGVGLARGFKAVDFGVLGRIVIYWVLTVPAAAFTSVLIYRILDWIVS
- a CDS encoding DUF47 domain-containing protein → MRFLRLPMFGLLTPTSPLDGLIDHYQKIHACVDLIRESLECYLSGGTCREFQELVEQVDKLENEADKIKRSIRNKMPRRLLMPVDKTLFLNYTSAQDNILDAAQEAVSWLAMRAVDVPAELQKPMVLFIDEVMTTVTMLGPALESTIRFIYVEELDRSAVKDKLRTVRRQKDKVFKAKGPLISAIYNQDRDFKDIYQLIHFIQRMDDMSHSAGNCAEILRAMIAK